One window of the Nicotiana tabacum cultivar K326 chromosome 4, ASM71507v2, whole genome shotgun sequence genome contains the following:
- the LOC107772864 gene encoding peptidyl-prolyl cis-trans isomerase FKBP43-like isoform X2 produces the protein MPNMAFWGAFIEPGKPYTLRLHNNKRRVRISQATLGERSGLWKSRSIVRCAIGSQPPISICSLCKEFHCCQLDLEFEEFDDVVFSVVGPRGIHLAGYYLPSNGTSSKSTGTDELGVDLYGEDISNAVCEKNTELTASKPALLEIQTVADDNRRQWINSFDDDAGKIGLLLPVEGRGTSFNNTATDCGLKEDTPMAMNNGSCPPTIIRCQKSITGKDSNKSPQPVTEMCHSQERKNEKKRKIENQENRCDSNISSFSWRWKIEAHLQLLRRSIRVPCHQILTLSDGMTLPRAPNKSPEPVTEMCHSQDRTKEKKRKIENQENRCDSNISSSQLEMENQSSLATPKEITENATSPQVLTLSDGVTFEVLVKGKQDGKAASIGKQVKIYFIAKLRGTGCVVDSNIGEAPHKFRLGDKNMVKGLNIGIEGMHVGEKRRFIVPPSLGFGKNGRPPVPPNSWIQYEIELVDICE, from the exons ATGCCAAATATGGCATTTTGGG GGGCTTTTATAGAACCAGGGAAACCTTACACACTACGGTTGCATAATAATAAAAGGCGTGTTCGGATTTCACAG GCAACACTGGGGGAGCGTAGTGGATTGTGGAAATCAAGATCTATAGTTCGATGTGCCATTGGCAGTCAACCTCCAATTTCGATCTGCTCATTGTGCAAGGAATTTCATTGCTGTCAGTTGGATCTTGAGTTCGAGGAGTTTGATGATGTTGTTTTCTCAGTTGTCGGTCCACGTGGCATCCACCTTGCCGGTTATTACCTCCCTTCCAACGGAACCAGCAGTAAAAGTACTGGAACTGATGAACTTGGAGT TGACTTGTATGGAGAAGATATTAGCAATGCAGTATGTGAGAAAAATACAGAGTTGACAGCTAGCAAACCAGCGTTGCTGGAAATCCAAACCGTTGCTGATGATAATAGGCGCCAATGGATCAACAGCTTCGATGATGATGCAG GCAAAATAGGGCTTTTGCTTCCGGTTGAGGGGAGAGGTACAAGCTTTAATAATACAGCAACTGATTGCGGACTCAAAGAAGATACACCAATGGCTATGAATAACGGCAGCTGTCCACCAACTATAATTCGATGTCAGAAATCAATCACTGGAAA AGATTCAAACAAAAGTCCCCAACCAGTAACTGAAATGTGCCATTCTCAGGAGAGAAAGaacgaaaagaaaaggaagattgaAAACCAAGAAAACCGTTGTGACTCAAATATTTCGTCATTCAGTTGGAGATGGAAAATCGAAGCTCACTTGCAACTCTTAAGGAGATCAATTAGAGTGCCATGTCATCAGATACTTACATTATCAGATGGAATGACGTTGCCAAG AGCTCCAAACAAAAGTCCCGAACCAGTAACTGAAATGTGCCATTCTCAGGATAGaacgaaagaaaagaaaaggaagattgaAAACCAAGAAAATCGTTGTGACTCAAATATATCATCATCTCAATTGGAGATGGAAAATCAAAGCTCACTTGCAACTCCTAAGGAGATCACTGAGAATGCCACATCACCACAGGTACTTACATTATCAGATGGAGTGACTTTTGAGGTGCTGGTGAAGGGAAAACAAGATGGAAAAGCAGCTTCCATAGGAAAGCAG GTCAAAATTTATTTCATTGCCAAATTAAGAGGTACAGGATGCGTCGTTGACTCTAACATTGGTGAAGCTCCCCATAAATTCCGTTtag GTGACAAGAACATGGTAAAGGGATTGAACATTGGCATTGAAG GTATGCATGTTGGTGAAAAGAGAAGATTCATTGTTCCACCATCTTTGGG CTTTGGGAAAAACGGTAGGCCTCCAGTACCGCCAAACTCATGGATCCAGTATGAAATTGAATTGGTTGATATATGTGAATAA
- the LOC107772864 gene encoding peptidyl-prolyl cis-trans isomerase FKBP43-like isoform X1, whose translation MPNMAFWGAFIEPGKPYTLRLHNNKRRVRISQATLGERSGLWKSRSIVRCAIGSQPPISICSLCKEFHCCQLDLEFEEFDDVVFSVVGPRGIHLAGYYLPSNGTSSKSTGTDELGVDLYGEDISNAVCEKNTELTASKPALLEIQTVADDNRRQWINSFDDDAGKIGLLLPVEGRGTSFNNTATDCGLKEDTPMAMNNGSCPPTIIRCQKSITGKDSNKSPQPVTEMCHSQERKNEKKRKIENQENRCDSNISSFSWRWKIEAHLQLLRRSIRVPCHQILTLSDGMTLPRAPNKSPEPVTEMCHSQDRTKEKKRKIENQENRCDSNISSSQLEMENQSSLATPKEITENATSPQVLTLSDGVTFEVLVKGKQDGKAASIGKQVKIYFIAKLRGTGCVVDSNIGEAPHKFRLGDKNMVKGLNIGIEALGKTVGLQYRQTHGSSMKLNWLIYVNKRDNIQLLHSESIQQKQCCQPSC comes from the exons ATGCCAAATATGGCATTTTGGG GGGCTTTTATAGAACCAGGGAAACCTTACACACTACGGTTGCATAATAATAAAAGGCGTGTTCGGATTTCACAG GCAACACTGGGGGAGCGTAGTGGATTGTGGAAATCAAGATCTATAGTTCGATGTGCCATTGGCAGTCAACCTCCAATTTCGATCTGCTCATTGTGCAAGGAATTTCATTGCTGTCAGTTGGATCTTGAGTTCGAGGAGTTTGATGATGTTGTTTTCTCAGTTGTCGGTCCACGTGGCATCCACCTTGCCGGTTATTACCTCCCTTCCAACGGAACCAGCAGTAAAAGTACTGGAACTGATGAACTTGGAGT TGACTTGTATGGAGAAGATATTAGCAATGCAGTATGTGAGAAAAATACAGAGTTGACAGCTAGCAAACCAGCGTTGCTGGAAATCCAAACCGTTGCTGATGATAATAGGCGCCAATGGATCAACAGCTTCGATGATGATGCAG GCAAAATAGGGCTTTTGCTTCCGGTTGAGGGGAGAGGTACAAGCTTTAATAATACAGCAACTGATTGCGGACTCAAAGAAGATACACCAATGGCTATGAATAACGGCAGCTGTCCACCAACTATAATTCGATGTCAGAAATCAATCACTGGAAA AGATTCAAACAAAAGTCCCCAACCAGTAACTGAAATGTGCCATTCTCAGGAGAGAAAGaacgaaaagaaaaggaagattgaAAACCAAGAAAACCGTTGTGACTCAAATATTTCGTCATTCAGTTGGAGATGGAAAATCGAAGCTCACTTGCAACTCTTAAGGAGATCAATTAGAGTGCCATGTCATCAGATACTTACATTATCAGATGGAATGACGTTGCCAAG AGCTCCAAACAAAAGTCCCGAACCAGTAACTGAAATGTGCCATTCTCAGGATAGaacgaaagaaaagaaaaggaagattgaAAACCAAGAAAATCGTTGTGACTCAAATATATCATCATCTCAATTGGAGATGGAAAATCAAAGCTCACTTGCAACTCCTAAGGAGATCACTGAGAATGCCACATCACCACAGGTACTTACATTATCAGATGGAGTGACTTTTGAGGTGCTGGTGAAGGGAAAACAAGATGGAAAAGCAGCTTCCATAGGAAAGCAG GTCAAAATTTATTTCATTGCCAAATTAAGAGGTACAGGATGCGTCGTTGACTCTAACATTGGTGAAGCTCCCCATAAATTCCGTTtag GTGACAAGAACATGGTAAAGGGATTGAACATTGGCATTGAAG CTTTGGGAAAAACGGTAGGCCTCCAGTACCGCCAAACTCATGGATCCAGTATGAAATTGAATTGGTTGATATATGTGAATAAAAGAGATAATATACAGTTACTCCATTCAGAATCCATTCAACAAAAGCAATGTTGCCAACCCTCTTGCTGA